In Mytilus edulis chromosome 4, xbMytEdul2.2, whole genome shotgun sequence, the following proteins share a genomic window:
- the LOC139520208 gene encoding uncharacterized protein C3orf38 homolog, giving the protein MFKGNSNVRRKGTSKKKYVNMNEKETLGCREILENIQTEELRSLTDTVTKKLIKVTTRSEAISAILTYSQSSCELLKRKKIKRDLLFKYLVDKGIVVSVSSDKRTIIERLLKTWGTKNISALMTHYDEDMPSSSSSENFSEHKKNQVMIPQVNSTELTPSPGASNHSSACESASSNANDLQLLGETFARWFYKVLNSQNPQLGVSAEEFGPCHFWDEAKLMLLIVTDDQSTKDELSGSQLVSDRLLVFTQSEYLLFNPNISRDGVFVKSERHGMVVVLVCGTIHRQNQHLGVFDQMFGLVKDPRFNDNYKIKLTKLKLHNINVDHVPALKDRPESEIKDLIAV; this is encoded by the exons ATGTTCAAAGGAAATAGCAACGTGAGAAGAAAAGGAACcagtaaaaagaaatatgtaaacaTGAACGAAAAGGAAACATTAGGATGTAgagaaattttagaaaatatacaGACAGAAGAACTACGTTCACTTACTGATACAGTTACAAAGAAACTAATAAAAGTTACTACAAGATCAG AGGCAATATCAGCTATATTGACTTATTCTCAGTCGTCATGTGAATTGTTGAAGAGGAAGAAAATCAAAAGGGATCTGTTGTTTAAGTATTTGGTAGACAAAGGCATAGTTGTATCTGTCAGTTCAGATAAAAGGACTATTATTGAAAGACTGTTAAAGACATGGGGAACTAAAAATATATCAGCTTTGATGACg caTTATGACGAGGATATGCCATCAAGCTCATCATCCGAGAATTTttctgaacataaaaaaaatcaagttatgATACCACAAGTAAACAGTACAGAATTGACCCCTTCTCCAGGAGCAAGTAACCATAGCAGCGCTTGTGAGTCTGCAAGTTCAAATGCAAATGATCTCCAGCTTTTAGGAGAAACCTTTGCCAGATGGTTCTATAAAGTTTTAAACTCTCAAAACCCACAATTGGGGGTTAGTGCAGAAGAATTTGGTCCGTGTCACTTCTGGGATGAAGCTAAACTAATGTTATTAATAGTGACAGATGATCAGTCCACGAAAGATGAATTGTCAGGATCACAATTAGTTTCAGATAGACTTCTCGTATTTACTCAAagtgaatatttattatttaatccaAATATTAGCCGTGATGGAGTGTTTGTTAAGTCTGAGCGCCATGGAATGGTAGTCGTATTAGTTTGTGGAACAATTCATAGACAAAATCAACATTTAGGTGTGTTCGATCAAATGTTTGGATTGGTGAAAGATCCTCGATTTAAtgacaattataaaataaaactgaCTAAATTAAAACTTCATAACATCAATGTTGATCATGTACCTGCACTAAAGGATAGacctgaaagtgaaattaaagatTTAATAGCAGTATAA